The Scyliorhinus torazame isolate Kashiwa2021f chromosome X, sScyTor2.1, whole genome shotgun sequence genome has a segment encoding these proteins:
- the spryd4 gene encoding SPRY domain-containing protein 4, with translation MKMAAVGRLFRGAGGLLLARRQSGAMELPRRYLNFKLDEKTAHSCLDLFKKETGVIYRVIGIDPSKVPKNPERFREWAVVFADVTLSTGRHYWEVTVKRSYEFRIGVAEANMSREECIGANDCSWVYAHLQRKWYSMASNEMVPVDFFGKPDRVGFLLDCEGRKLSLIDVEKAAVVSTITAEFKMPLVPAFALWNGELLTHSGLDILQGI, from the exons ATGAAGATGGCGGCGGTCGGGAGGCTGTTCCGAGGGGCTGGAGGGTTGCTACTGGCCAGGAGGCAGTCGGGTGCCATGGAGCTCCCCAGACGCT ATTTAAATTTCAAACTGGACGAGAAGACAGCCCACAGTTGCTTGGACCTTTTCAAAAAAGAGACGGGAGTCATTTACCGGGTGATCGGTATTGACCCAAGTAAAGTGCCCAAAAATCCTGAGCGCTTCAGAGAGTGGGCTGTGGTCTTTGCTGACGTGACTCTCTCAACtgggagacattactgggaggtcACAGTGAAACGGTCATATGAGTTTCGCATTGGGGTGGCAGAGGCAAACATGTCCCGAGAAGAATGTATTGGTGCCAATGACTGCTCCTGGGTTTATGCTCATCTCCAGAGGAAGTGGTACTCCATGGCGTCCAATGAGATGGTTCCAGTTGACTTCTTTGGGAAGCCTGATCGAGTGGGCTTTCTCCTGGACTGTGAAGGCAGGAAGCTCAGTTTAATAGACGTCGAGAAAGCTGCTGTTGTTAGCACAATAACAGCGGAGTTCAAAATGCCGCTAGTTCCAGCCTTTGCATTATGGAATGGAGAGCTCTTAACACATTCAGGCCTGGACATTCTGCAAGGCATCTGA